A window from Deinococcus malanensis encodes these proteins:
- a CDS encoding tyrosine-type recombinase/integrase yields the protein MAQRKKAGHGQGSITEVRQLPNGDRVWRWAIRAQAPTGESERLCGTFTGRRRTDARSMMLKAKEAFEAGTTPRADRTLTIAQLLTDWLDNDRTNDGLSKRTIQLQSALIRLHIAPRIGKWTVVALSAGELSKYYRALLKETELERTRYQVHTVLKNALAYAVKQGYINLNPLREVRVPQRLERRQQLALEQERVKAWTPDEAKRFVEVALAEGHTHSYACVLALRTGLRSGEVYGLRWEEVDLAQGTASITHIVAGGAGGRRVTQPKTRTSRRTILLSEGAVQVLRLAQQFQGWVEGDEATGYVFTTRAGEMQHPDNSRRTLERLCKRAQIPFLSFHGLRHTFVSIAAESGLSVQHISSHVGHANTLVTQKVYIHLRPELQERINIEI from the coding sequence ATGGCACAACGAAAGAAGGCGGGGCACGGGCAGGGGTCCATTACTGAAGTGCGCCAGTTACCCAATGGCGACCGAGTCTGGCGTTGGGCGATCCGGGCACAGGCGCCAACTGGTGAAAGCGAGCGTCTCTGCGGGACGTTCACGGGTCGGCGGCGAACCGATGCTCGCAGCATGATGCTCAAGGCAAAGGAGGCGTTTGAGGCAGGCACAACACCACGAGCAGACCGCACCTTAACCATTGCCCAGCTGTTGACCGATTGGCTGGACAACGATCGGACCAATGATGGACTCAGTAAGCGGACCATTCAGCTTCAATCGGCCCTGATCCGCCTCCATATCGCACCTCGGATTGGCAAGTGGACCGTGGTGGCCCTCAGTGCTGGTGAATTGAGCAAGTACTACCGAGCACTCCTTAAGGAAACGGAGCTGGAACGCACCCGGTATCAGGTCCATACCGTCCTCAAAAATGCGCTGGCCTACGCGGTGAAGCAGGGGTACATCAATTTGAACCCACTCCGAGAAGTCCGGGTGCCTCAAAGACTGGAACGGCGCCAGCAACTCGCTCTGGAACAGGAACGGGTAAAAGCCTGGACGCCCGACGAGGCAAAAAGGTTTGTCGAAGTCGCCTTGGCTGAAGGGCATACTCATTCGTACGCCTGTGTTCTAGCGTTGAGAACGGGCCTTCGCAGTGGCGAAGTGTATGGCCTTCGCTGGGAAGAGGTTGACCTCGCACAAGGCACGGCCAGCATCACTCACATCGTTGCAGGCGGGGCAGGGGGTCGGCGCGTCACCCAACCCAAAACGCGCACCTCCAGGAGAACCATTCTGCTGAGCGAAGGGGCAGTGCAAGTATTACGGCTGGCGCAGCAGTTTCAGGGATGGGTGGAAGGAGACGAGGCCACCGGCTACGTGTTCACCACCCGGGCGGGTGAAATGCAGCACCCAGACAACAGCAGACGCACGTTGGAACGTCTGTGCAAAAGAGCGCAGATTCCCTTTCTTTCGTTCCATGGGCTGCGGCACACATTTGTGAGCATCGCGGCTGAGAGCGGCCTCTCGGTTCAGCACATTTCCAGTCATGTGGGGCATGCCAATACTCTGGTGACTCAGAAGGTTTACATTCATCTCCGACCGGAGTTACAGGAGCGAATCAATATCGAGATTTGA
- a CDS encoding aldo/keto reductase: MHHRQLGRTGIEVSEIGFGAWAIGGDAWGPVEDAASIRAMERALELGVNFIDTADVYGNGHSETLVAQVIKNRRDQIVVASKGGLMGHHRDPKREPVYDRPEKIISAFEDSLRRLDTDYIDVYFDHIWWNNPRETEAFLTAFAQLKQEGRVRAVGVSTDDFAYVQHFNQDGTLDVVQLDYSLLNRKAEQHILPYCLEQGIGVVVRGPLRMGMLTGKFTAETRFPEGDVRHGWPQEDWYQTQLDQVQQLGVLTSQERSMGQLALRFVLNHPAVSVAIPGGKTPEQVEQNVVASTRPLLDEKDAQHIETVTAGTRA, encoded by the coding sequence ATGCATCACCGTCAGCTGGGCAGGACAGGTATCGAGGTTTCAGAAATCGGGTTCGGCGCCTGGGCCATCGGGGGGGACGCCTGGGGTCCGGTCGAGGACGCCGCCTCCATCCGCGCGATGGAGCGGGCGCTGGAACTGGGGGTCAACTTCATCGACACGGCAGACGTATATGGCAACGGGCACAGCGAAACGCTGGTCGCCCAGGTCATCAAAAACCGCCGTGATCAGATCGTCGTGGCCAGCAAAGGCGGCCTGATGGGCCACCACCGCGATCCGAAGCGTGAGCCTGTCTACGACCGCCCCGAGAAGATCATCTCTGCCTTCGAAGACAGCCTGCGCCGGCTGGACACCGACTACATCGATGTATATTTCGACCACATCTGGTGGAACAACCCACGGGAAACAGAAGCGTTCCTCACGGCCTTCGCCCAGCTGAAACAGGAAGGCCGGGTGCGGGCCGTCGGAGTCTCGACCGATGATTTCGCGTATGTCCAGCATTTCAACCAGGACGGCACACTTGATGTAGTGCAACTCGATTACAGCCTGCTTAACCGCAAGGCGGAGCAGCACATCCTGCCGTACTGCCTTGAGCAGGGCATCGGGGTGGTGGTACGCGGCCCCCTGCGCATGGGCATGCTGACCGGAAAGTTTACGGCCGAGACGCGGTTCCCGGAGGGAGACGTGCGCCACGGCTGGCCTCAGGAAGACTGGTACCAGACGCAGCTTGATCAGGTGCAGCAGCTGGGTGTGCTGACCTCTCAGGAACGCAGCATGGGCCAGCTGGCCCTGCGTTTTGTGCTGAATCACCCGGCGGTGTCGGTGGCCATTCCCGGCGGCAAGACCCCGGAGCAGGTTGAGCAGAATGTCGTCGCATCCACCCGGCCCCTGCTGGACGAAAAGGATGCCCAACACATCGAGACTGTCACCGCGGGAACCCGTGCATGA
- a CDS encoding SDR family oxidoreductase — translation MTAQGRMAPDALSGQVALVTGASSGLGRATAPALARAGADLVLLARSESDLLAVAREAESLGRRALVCPVDLSSGPALMEVVQQAVHSLGGLDILVNNAATDVPGPVTDLSAQDWDRVLDVNLRAPFLLAKATFPHMQRAGRGTIINVSSVAGKRGWANGSAYCASKFGLTGFTQALAAEGKPHGIRACVVYPGGMATGWGAFEPQAREDQKPPAAPPVDALPPDRVADLLAWMCAAPPELVLNEVIVTPLNEGGWP, via the coding sequence ATGACTGCCCAGGGCCGTATGGCGCCAGATGCTCTGTCCGGGCAGGTGGCCCTGGTCACCGGGGCCAGCAGTGGGCTGGGGCGCGCCACCGCACCTGCTCTTGCCCGGGCAGGCGCCGACCTTGTCCTGCTGGCCCGCAGCGAAAGCGATCTGCTGGCCGTTGCGCGCGAAGCTGAATCCCTGGGGAGACGAGCACTGGTGTGTCCGGTTGACCTGTCCTCGGGACCAGCTTTGATGGAAGTGGTGCAGCAGGCGGTGCACTCACTGGGAGGCCTGGACATTCTCGTGAACAATGCCGCCACGGACGTACCCGGACCGGTAACCGACCTCAGCGCCCAGGACTGGGACCGCGTTCTGGACGTCAACCTGCGCGCTCCCTTTCTGCTGGCCAAAGCTACGTTTCCGCACATGCAGCGCGCAGGACGCGGCACGATCATCAACGTGTCTTCTGTGGCAGGCAAACGGGGCTGGGCCAATGGGAGTGCCTACTGCGCCTCGAAGTTCGGGCTGACCGGATTCACGCAGGCGCTGGCGGCAGAGGGCAAACCGCACGGCATTCGGGCCTGTGTGGTCTACCCCGGCGGCATGGCCACCGGCTGGGGCGCCTTCGAACCCCAGGCACGCGAAGATCAGAAGCCGCCTGCCGCACCACCGGTGGACGCCCTTCCGCCTGACCGGGTGGCGGATCTGCTGGCCTGGATGTGTGCTGCGCCGCCAGAACTGGTGCTGAACGAGGTCATCGTGACCCCTCTGAATGAAGGCGGGTGGCCGTGA
- a CDS encoding DIP1984 family protein, with product MILAEALITRKEYKTRLEDLRSRLQASAVVQEGDAPHESPEELLEALDGLLAEYGQLIARIHRTNLTAKLADGRTITEAIVDRDLLDERMAILRSLAEAGSRKNDRYAYSELRYLTTLDVGALRKEVDRRAKERRTLDIAIQAANWRNDLVS from the coding sequence ATGATCCTGGCAGAGGCGTTGATTACGCGCAAGGAATACAAGACCCGCCTGGAAGACCTCAGGAGCCGTCTGCAGGCCAGCGCGGTAGTCCAGGAAGGCGATGCGCCACACGAGAGTCCAGAGGAGCTCTTGGAAGCACTGGACGGCCTTCTCGCAGAGTACGGGCAGCTTATTGCTCGTATTCACCGCACCAACCTCACTGCCAAGCTGGCAGATGGGCGGACGATTACGGAAGCGATTGTCGATCGTGACCTGCTGGATGAGCGTATGGCGATCCTTCGGTCGTTGGCAGAGGCAGGATCTCGGAAAAACGACCGCTATGCGTACAGCGAGCTGCGGTATCTGACGACCCTGGATGTTGGTGCCCTCCGAAAGGAAGTGGACCGTAGGGCCAAGGAGCGGCGCACGCTGGATATCGCCATTCAGGCAGCGAACTGGAGGAACGATCTGGTGAGCTAG